In Flammeovirgaceae bacterium 311, one DNA window encodes the following:
- a CDS encoding hypothetical protein (COG4591 ABC-type transport system, involved in lipoprotein release, permease component), translating to MNLSYFISSRISNANKRSFSSLIHKIAVASIALGLAVMIVSFLILKGFQQTITDKVVSFGGHLQVTRYTFGNMYAENPISNKLDFYQNPEKFPYLEHVQQFAYKPGLLKTQDEVLGVLLKGVGKSFDRERFMPNMLEGTFPSMADTAASTQVVVSQRIADQLRLEVGKDVIMYFVQNPPRFRRLNVVGIYATGMEDYDESLIIGDIDLVRQLNNWNDTLTGGLEVYIKDFNEMDKAQEMLYELTNYSYYVEKVTDRNIQIFEWLNLLNRNVVIFLALILFVACFNMVSILLILIMERTPMIGTLMAMGASHGQLRRIFITNGMLMVLKGIMWGNIIAIGFGFVQQQFRIIPLDKDNYYMDTVPILWDWPIIIGLNVLIFVLVMLILLIPATIISRIQPIKAIKFD from the coding sequence TTGAACCTATCATACTTTATTTCTTCGCGCATCAGCAATGCCAACAAGCGCTCCTTCTCCTCGCTGATACATAAAATAGCAGTGGCGAGTATTGCGCTGGGCCTGGCAGTAATGATTGTGTCGTTTCTGATCCTGAAGGGTTTTCAGCAGACTATTACAGACAAAGTAGTGAGTTTTGGCGGTCATCTGCAAGTAACCCGTTATACATTCGGCAATATGTATGCCGAAAACCCTATCTCCAACAAATTAGATTTTTATCAAAATCCGGAGAAGTTTCCCTACCTGGAGCATGTGCAGCAGTTTGCTTATAAGCCTGGCTTGCTAAAGACCCAGGATGAGGTGCTGGGGGTACTGCTGAAGGGCGTAGGGAAAAGTTTTGACAGGGAAAGGTTTATGCCAAATATGCTGGAGGGTACTTTTCCTAGTATGGCAGATACGGCTGCTTCCACCCAGGTGGTGGTGAGCCAGCGAATTGCAGACCAGCTAAGGCTGGAGGTGGGAAAAGATGTGATCATGTATTTTGTGCAGAATCCGCCCCGATTCAGAAGGCTTAATGTGGTAGGTATTTATGCCACGGGTATGGAAGATTATGATGAATCGCTCATCATCGGAGATATAGACCTGGTACGGCAGCTCAATAACTGGAATGACACCCTCACCGGCGGACTTGAAGTCTATATTAAAGACTTTAATGAAATGGACAAAGCCCAGGAGATGTTGTACGAGCTGACCAACTATAGTTACTATGTTGAAAAGGTAACCGATCGTAATATTCAGATTTTTGAGTGGCTCAACCTGCTTAACCGGAACGTGGTGATATTTCTGGCCCTAATCCTGTTTGTGGCCTGCTTCAATATGGTGTCAATTCTGCTTATCCTGATTATGGAGCGCACCCCCATGATTGGCACCCTTATGGCAATGGGAGCCTCTCATGGTCAGCTACGCCGTATCTTTATCACCAATGGCATGCTGATGGTACTGAAGGGCATCATGTGGGGTAATATCATAGCCATTGGCTTTGGCTTTGTTCAGCAGCAGTTCAGGATTATTCCGCTCGATAAAGACAACTACTATATGGACACGGTTCCCATTCTCTGGGACTGGCCCATCATCATCGGGCTGAATGTACTGATCTTTGTGCTGGTGATGCTCATTCTGCTCATTCCGGCCACTATCATCTCCCGCATTCAGCCGATCAAGGCGATCAAGTTTGACTGA
- a CDS encoding Orn/DAP/Arg decarboxylase 2 (COG1166 Arginine decarboxylase (spermidine biosynthesis)): MRSYADLIHQTFYFPTEEFRVENGELIFNDVPLMPIIEQYGTPMKLTYLPKIGRNIQQAKQLFAKAIEKHNYKGQYTYCYCTKSSHFSFVVEEALKNDIHLETSSAFDMPIIKRLYERGKINKDTLIVCNGYKRDRYSKHISDFLNEGFHNCIPVLDNMMEFQYLEKWVNVPYKVGIRVAADEEPNFDFYTSRLGIRYNDVINFYKEVISQSPKAKLKMLHYFINTGIKDTVYYWSELSKFVQMYCDLRKICPDLDTIDIGGGFPIKTSLHFDYNYEYMIDQIVMNIKEMCRENDVPEPHIITEFGSYTVGESGATIYSVLGQKLQNDKELWYMIDGSFITQLPDVWGLNQKFLMLAINHWNNRFQKVNLGGLTCDSQDFYASEAHTSEVYLPKIEEGQMLYMGMFHTGAYQETLGGYGGVQHCLIPAPQHIVIDRDENGRITHQVFSTEQDSESMMQILGYGKK; this comes from the coding sequence ATGAGAAGCTACGCTGACCTAATTCATCAGACATTTTACTTTCCAACAGAAGAATTTCGCGTTGAAAACGGAGAGTTGATTTTCAACGATGTGCCTTTAATGCCCATCATAGAGCAATATGGTACACCCATGAAGCTTACCTACCTACCCAAAATCGGGAGGAACATTCAGCAGGCTAAGCAACTGTTTGCCAAGGCAATTGAAAAGCATAATTATAAAGGGCAATACACTTATTGCTATTGTACCAAATCTTCCCATTTCAGTTTTGTGGTAGAAGAAGCGTTAAAGAACGACATCCATCTGGAGACTTCTTCGGCCTTCGATATGCCCATTATTAAAAGGCTATATGAAAGAGGGAAGATTAACAAAGATACATTAATTGTCTGTAATGGCTATAAAAGAGACCGCTACAGCAAGCATATTTCTGACTTTTTGAACGAAGGATTCCATAATTGCATCCCGGTGCTGGACAATATGATGGAGTTCCAGTACCTCGAGAAATGGGTGAACGTTCCCTATAAAGTAGGCATACGCGTGGCTGCAGATGAAGAGCCAAATTTTGACTTTTATACCTCCCGACTGGGTATTCGGTACAACGATGTAATCAACTTTTATAAAGAAGTGATCAGCCAGAGCCCTAAAGCCAAGCTGAAAATGCTTCACTACTTTATCAATACCGGTATCAAGGATACTGTTTACTACTGGAGTGAACTAAGTAAGTTTGTACAGATGTATTGTGATCTGCGCAAGATCTGTCCTGACCTGGATACCATCGATATAGGCGGTGGCTTCCCCATCAAAACATCGCTGCATTTCGACTACAATTATGAGTACATGATCGATCAGATCGTGATGAACATCAAGGAAATGTGCCGGGAAAATGACGTACCGGAACCGCACATCATCACTGAATTTGGCAGCTATACCGTAGGCGAAAGCGGTGCTACCATTTACTCGGTGCTGGGCCAGAAACTGCAGAACGATAAGGAGCTTTGGTACATGATCGATGGCTCTTTTATTACCCAGCTGCCCGATGTATGGGGCTTGAACCAGAAGTTTCTGATGCTTGCCATCAATCATTGGAACAACCGCTTCCAGAAGGTAAACCTTGGCGGGCTTACCTGCGACAGCCAGGATTTCTATGCTTCTGAGGCACATACTTCCGAAGTATACCTTCCTAAAATTGAAGAAGGCCAGATGCTCTACATGGGTATGTTCCATACCGGGGCCTACCAGGAAACGCTGGGTGGCTACGGTGGCGTTCAGCACTGCCTGATTCCTGCTCCGCAGCATATTGTAATCGACAGAGATGAGAATGGCAGGATCACCCACCAGGTTTTCTCTACTGAACAGGATAGCGAGAGCATGATGCAGATACTAGGCTACGGCAAAAAATAA
- a CDS encoding glycosyl hydrolase family protein, translating into MLLFLSVSVTEAQQLDMARFKNMKPRNIGPAATSGRVTAIDAVHSDPNIIYAGTASGGLWKSEGGGVSWQPIFDKEKAASIGAVAIDQTNPQVIWVGTGEGNPRNSQSNGNGVYKSIDGGRSWQHLGLEATSNIHRIIINRNNPEVVYVAALGTAWGDTSDRGVYRTTDGGKSWEKILYVNERTGAADLVVDPANPNKMLVNMWEYRRWPWYFKSGGPGSGLYMTLDGGNTWVKKTAEDGLPEGELGKIGLAIARSNPKIVYALVESKKNALYRSEDGGFSWKKVTDKNIGDRPFYYADLAVDPENENRLYNVFSNVTVSEDGGKTFTTLLGWDRIHGDHHFWWIHPQNPNLIINGNDGGLAISRDRGKSWRYVENLPVTQFYHIAVDMDTPYNVMGGTQDNGTFRGPSKVWRTSGIRNSYWEEIAFGDGFDVVTDQDNTRYGYGMWQGGNLMRLDYETGASRFIKPVHPDGEFLRFNWNAAIAQDPHNPKTIYYGSQYLHKSSDEGRSWQIISPDLTTNDPEKQKQNRTGGLTYDITGAENHTTIMAIAPSSLKQGVIWVGTDDGNIQLTQDGGKSWKNVAGNIKGYPKGAWVPQITASKHREGEAFVVVNDYRRNNLAPYLYHTTDYGKSWKNLVSAAKVNGYTLSFIQDTVEPKLMFLGTEGGLYVSVDAGASWAQWTAGYPNVSTMDMVIHPREHDLAIATFGRSMWILDDIRPLREIAQQGTKVLDEAVHVYPIPDAYLVSYREAGGTRFHGDAMYQGENQPFGAQVTFSVKELQSAAKKDTLYIEVSDAAGKVIRHMQVKTEPGMNRFFWSLEHDAIQMPGAPKRKENQPLEAARLVRPGEYTVKVINGDAVASSKVQVKADPRLELDAESLQQTYALLDEFSNYVQGVTQAVTNLQEAKESVDAVVEKLEGQEKTAMQLQGELMKKQLDQLLQKVIPAEDVQGIFEDPALLSVKIGEASSYFNSPFGSVSGVFAKPTPVTGAPTEGQKMVVAHLGREVQAYLQEVNNFFQNDWNNFVKQTEQITITRKYEPIGL; encoded by the coding sequence ATGTTGTTGTTTTTATCTGTTTCAGTTACGGAAGCGCAGCAGCTCGATATGGCACGCTTCAAAAATATGAAGCCCAGAAACATAGGCCCTGCCGCAACTAGTGGGCGGGTTACGGCCATAGACGCCGTTCATAGTGACCCTAATATTATTTATGCAGGTACCGCCTCCGGTGGCCTCTGGAAAAGTGAAGGAGGTGGCGTTAGCTGGCAACCGATTTTCGATAAAGAAAAAGCAGCATCCATTGGCGCTGTTGCCATTGACCAGACAAACCCACAGGTAATCTGGGTGGGCACCGGCGAGGGCAATCCCCGTAATAGCCAGAGCAATGGTAACGGTGTGTACAAGAGCATCGATGGCGGGCGCAGCTGGCAGCACCTGGGACTGGAGGCTACCAGCAACATTCACCGCATCATTATCAACAGGAACAACCCGGAAGTAGTGTATGTGGCGGCACTGGGCACTGCCTGGGGCGATACCAGTGACAGAGGTGTGTATCGCACCACCGATGGCGGAAAAAGCTGGGAAAAAATTCTCTATGTAAATGAAAGAACAGGGGCTGCCGATCTGGTTGTAGATCCGGCCAACCCCAATAAAATGCTGGTAAACATGTGGGAGTATCGCCGCTGGCCCTGGTACTTCAAATCAGGAGGTCCGGGTTCCGGCCTCTACATGACCCTCGACGGTGGTAATACATGGGTAAAGAAAACAGCAGAAGATGGGCTGCCGGAGGGTGAGCTTGGTAAAATAGGTCTGGCCATTGCCAGGAGCAATCCAAAAATTGTATATGCCCTGGTGGAGTCTAAGAAAAATGCACTTTACCGTTCTGAAGACGGCGGCTTTAGCTGGAAGAAAGTAACAGATAAAAATATAGGTGACCGTCCGTTCTATTATGCCGATCTGGCGGTGGATCCTGAAAATGAGAACAGGCTCTACAACGTATTTTCCAATGTTACAGTAAGTGAGGATGGAGGTAAAACCTTTACAACACTGCTTGGCTGGGACCGCATTCATGGTGACCATCACTTCTGGTGGATACACCCCCAAAACCCCAATTTGATCATCAATGGAAATGATGGTGGTCTGGCTATTTCCAGAGACAGGGGCAAAAGCTGGCGCTATGTCGAAAACCTGCCGGTAACACAGTTTTACCACATTGCAGTAGACATGGATACCCCTTACAATGTAATGGGAGGTACCCAGGATAATGGCACTTTCCGTGGTCCGAGCAAGGTATGGCGTACCAGCGGTATACGCAACAGCTACTGGGAGGAAATTGCCTTTGGTGATGGCTTTGATGTAGTAACCGACCAGGACAACACCCGCTACGGCTACGGCATGTGGCAGGGCGGTAACCTCATGCGCCTGGATTATGAAACGGGTGCTTCCAGGTTTATCAAGCCGGTGCACCCAGATGGTGAATTCCTGCGCTTTAACTGGAATGCAGCCATAGCCCAGGATCCGCATAACCCTAAAACCATATATTATGGCAGCCAGTACCTGCACAAATCATCCGACGAAGGGCGGAGCTGGCAGATTATTTCCCCGGATTTAACCACCAACGACCCAGAAAAACAGAAGCAAAACAGAACAGGAGGCCTTACCTACGATATAACGGGTGCTGAAAACCACACTACCATCATGGCCATTGCACCAAGCAGCCTGAAACAGGGTGTGATCTGGGTGGGTACCGACGATGGCAATATTCAGCTCACACAGGATGGCGGTAAAAGCTGGAAGAATGTTGCAGGTAATATTAAGGGCTATCCCAAAGGAGCCTGGGTGCCGCAGATCACTGCATCGAAGCACAGGGAAGGAGAAGCTTTTGTGGTGGTAAACGACTACCGCAGAAACAACCTGGCCCCTTACCTCTACCATACCACCGATTATGGTAAAAGCTGGAAAAACCTGGTAAGTGCAGCAAAAGTAAATGGCTACACTTTAAGCTTTATACAGGATACCGTGGAGCCAAAGCTGATGTTTTTAGGTACAGAAGGTGGTTTATATGTAAGTGTAGATGCCGGTGCCAGCTGGGCACAATGGACGGCTGGTTATCCCAATGTTTCTACCATGGACATGGTGATTCATCCGCGGGAGCATGATCTGGCTATTGCTACCTTTGGCCGGTCTATGTGGATACTGGATGATATCCGTCCGCTTAGGGAAATTGCACAGCAGGGTACTAAGGTGCTGGATGAGGCGGTACACGTATACCCTATTCCGGATGCATACCTGGTGAGCTACCGCGAAGCAGGCGGCACCCGCTTTCATGGCGATGCCATGTACCAGGGTGAGAACCAGCCCTTTGGTGCCCAGGTAACATTCTCTGTAAAAGAGCTGCAATCAGCTGCCAAAAAAGATACCCTTTACATAGAGGTATCAGATGCTGCCGGTAAGGTAATCCGCCACATGCAGGTAAAGACAGAGCCGGGCATGAACCGGTTCTTCTGGTCGCTGGAGCATGATGCCATCCAGATGCCGGGTGCGCCTAAACGAAAAGAAAATCAGCCACTGGAAGCGGCCAGGTTGGTAAGACCGGGCGAGTATACAGTAAAGGTGATCAACGGCGATGCTGTTGCAAGCAGCAAGGTACAGGTTAAGGCAGATCCTCGCCTTGAGCTGGATGCTGAAAGTCTGCAGCAAACCTATGCCCTGCTGGATGAATTCTCTAATTATGTACAAGGAGTAACCCAGGCAGTAACCAACCTGCAGGAAGCCAAGGAAAGTGTGGATGCAGTGGTAGAGAAGCTGGAAGGCCAGGAAAAAACAGCCATGCAGCTGCAGGGAGAGCTTATGAAAAAGCAGTTAGACCAGCTGCTGCAAAAGGTAATCCCTGCAGAGGATGTACAGGGTATTTTTGAAGATCCTGCTCTGCTTAGTGTAAAAATAGGAGAGGCATCCAGCTACTTCAACTCACCTTTTGGATCGGTGAGTGGTGTGTTTGCCAAGCCTACCCCTGTAACAGGTGCTCCAACTGAAGGACAAAAAATGGTAGTGGCTCATCTGGGCAGGGAAGTACAGGCCTATTTGCAGGAAGTAAATAATTTCTTCCAGAACGACTGGAACAATTTTGTGAAGCAAACAGAGCAGATTACCATTACCAGAAAATACGAACCTATCGGGTTATAA
- a CDS encoding dolichyl-phosphate beta-D-mannosyltransferase (COG0463 Glycosyltransferases involved in cell wall biogenesis), translating into MSLSYFCAVSDSLVIIPTYNEIENIEAMIRRVFTLPKAFHVLIIDDGSPDGTAQRVLELQLEYPDSLYLLQRPGKLGLGTAYIMGFRWALDRRYNYIFEMDADFSHNPMDLLRLYDACAGEGHDMAIGSRYVKGVNVVNWPMSRVLMSYFASLYVRFITGLPIHDSTAGFKCYTRRVLETIDLANIKFVGYAFQIEMKFTTWKWGFSIKEVPIIFTDRDKGVSKMSRHIFKEAIFGIIYMKLKSFFKSYQPRELVNE; encoded by the coding sequence TTGAGCCTAAGCTATTTCTGTGCCGTGTCGGATAGTCTGGTAATCATACCCACTTACAATGAGATCGAGAATATAGAAGCCATGATCAGGCGTGTATTTACCCTGCCCAAGGCTTTTCATGTTCTTATTATAGATGATGGTTCGCCCGACGGAACAGCGCAGCGGGTACTGGAGCTTCAGCTGGAGTATCCTGATTCCTTATACCTGCTGCAGCGGCCGGGCAAACTGGGACTGGGTACTGCCTATATCATGGGCTTCCGCTGGGCACTTGACCGGCGTTATAATTACATTTTTGAAATGGATGCCGACTTCAGCCATAATCCAATGGACCTGCTGCGGCTATACGATGCCTGTGCCGGCGAAGGCCATGATATGGCCATTGGATCGCGCTATGTTAAAGGCGTAAATGTGGTAAACTGGCCTATGTCGCGGGTACTGATGTCGTATTTTGCCTCCCTGTATGTTCGTTTCATTACAGGTTTGCCCATCCACGACAGCACCGCCGGCTTTAAGTGCTACACCCGCAGGGTTTTAGAAACCATAGATCTTGCCAATATTAAATTTGTAGGCTATGCCTTTCAGATAGAGATGAAATTCACCACCTGGAAGTGGGGTTTCAGCATCAAAGAGGTACCCATCATTTTCACCGACCGCGATAAGGGCGTCAGTAAAATGTCGCGCCACATCTTTAAAGAAGCCATCTTCGGCATTATTTACATGAAGCTGAAGTCATTCTTCAAAAGCTACCAGCCGAGGGAGTTGGTGAATGAGTGA
- a CDS encoding hypothetical protein (COG0567 2-oxoglutarate dehydrogenase complex, dehydrogenase (E1) component, and related enzymes), whose translation MRYTLLFLGMLINLYAFGQPTPEKSYFDRYVHPHKSNFSAQINVGFTALDGNTCTMAEWEDQNYFLNPHVSLGVGYQLTQYINLLARTSYYRMSCTSPTDLGGGGMASNNFGGFLAVKHSLFPVSEFDELTMNWNFYALAGAGLLYIDPRNSDSGEGFSGNPDFSKTAFVAPLGLGAEYRLSSFFKMGLELAYYLTGTDYLDAGVAKAFSNRLNDNFITMGVNVTYRIPRKTFNYRNFLKLRDRPGAEE comes from the coding sequence ATGCGTTATACACTTTTGTTTTTAGGCATGCTGATTAATTTATATGCGTTTGGTCAGCCCACTCCGGAAAAAAGTTATTTTGACAGATACGTACACCCGCATAAGAGCAATTTTAGTGCCCAGATTAATGTAGGCTTTACAGCGCTCGATGGTAATACCTGTACCATGGCAGAGTGGGAAGACCAAAATTATTTTTTGAACCCGCACGTTTCCCTGGGGGTAGGCTACCAGCTAACGCAATACATTAATCTGTTAGCCAGGACAAGCTATTATCGTATGAGCTGTACTTCGCCCACAGATTTAGGTGGAGGAGGCATGGCCAGCAATAATTTCGGAGGATTTCTGGCAGTCAAACACAGCCTCTTTCCAGTCAGTGAATTTGATGAGCTTACCATGAACTGGAATTTTTATGCACTTGCCGGAGCAGGCTTGCTTTACATTGACCCAAGAAATTCAGATTCCGGTGAAGGGTTTTCCGGTAATCCCGATTTTAGTAAAACAGCATTTGTAGCACCACTTGGCCTGGGGGCTGAATACAGGCTTAGCAGTTTTTTTAAGATGGGACTGGAACTTGCCTACTACCTGACCGGAACTGATTATTTAGATGCCGGTGTGGCAAAGGCTTTTAGTAACAGGCTAAATGACAACTTTATCACCATGGGGGTAAATGTAACCTATCGCATTCCGCGTAAAACTTTTAACTACAGAAATTTCCTGAAGCTCAGAGACAGGCCTGGTGCCGAAGAATAA
- a CDS encoding putative acetyltransferase (COG1670 Acetyltransferases, including N-acetylases of ribosomal proteins): MHSKKPVFRTKRLLVRQFSQADLLPYRALEGNPTVMRFITGRPRTPAESRERLNNLIERYQMEPQSGIWAVVLQGSQEYIGTASLFTLPNSPYLQIGYKLKPEAQGKGYATEIAEGLLYHSFFKAGLQKVVAVTHPQNKASQRVLKKLGMQPCGFLRAYDMMLTYFSLEKGQYLERLRKRG; the protein is encoded by the coding sequence ATGCACAGTAAGAAGCCTGTATTCCGGACAAAACGGTTACTGGTGCGCCAGTTCTCACAGGCAGACCTGCTGCCTTACAGGGCACTGGAGGGCAATCCTACGGTAATGCGTTTCATAACCGGCAGGCCCAGGACACCGGCAGAAAGCAGGGAGCGGCTCAACAACCTGATTGAGCGCTACCAAATGGAACCACAGTCCGGCATTTGGGCAGTAGTACTGCAGGGGAGCCAGGAATACATAGGTACGGCATCGCTCTTTACCCTGCCAAACAGCCCTTACCTGCAGATTGGCTATAAACTCAAGCCCGAAGCCCAGGGCAAAGGCTATGCAACTGAAATTGCTGAAGGTCTGCTCTATCATTCCTTCTTTAAAGCCGGCTTGCAAAAGGTAGTAGCGGTTACCCATCCGCAAAACAAGGCTTCGCAGCGGGTTTTAAAAAAGCTGGGCATGCAGCCCTGTGGATTCCTCCGGGCCTATGACATGATGCTCACTTACTTTAGCCTTGAAAAAGGGCAATACCTTGAGCGTTTGCGCAAAAGAGGGTAG
- a CDS encoding hypothetical protein (COG3876 Uncharacterized protein conserved in bacteria), with protein MMQQIELFGKFCRFFLQQALLLIFILPASALASCQNNTAQSLANSPRTDTVPAAAETATPTTTASLLLGAERTDFYLPFLKDKRVGLIVNHTSLVPQANGEVVHLVDLLLKQGVKVQKVFAPEHGFRGTADAGEKVSSTTDPTTGLPVVSLYGNNKKPTPEQLQDVDLLLFDIQDVGARFYTYISTMHYAMEAAAEQGKEIVVMDRPNPLGHIIDGPVLNPKFRSFVGMHTIPVVHGLTVAELAQMINGEGWLAGERKANLTVVPMENYTHNTPYELPVRPSPNLPNQQSILLYPSLCFFEGTPISLGRGTPFPFQVIGYPDQRFGSFTYTPQPMPGAKNPPLEGKQCWGTDLRNVTPPDKLDLSYVISYYKLFPEKDQFLKPFFNTLAGTDQLAAQIKQGLTENQIRASWQPELESYKSKRTRYLLYPDAQ; from the coding sequence ATGATGCAGCAAATAGAATTGTTTGGCAAATTTTGCAGGTTTTTTCTGCAGCAGGCGCTACTGCTAATCTTTATATTACCGGCAAGTGCACTGGCTTCCTGCCAGAATAACACTGCGCAAAGCCTTGCAAATAGCCCCCGCACAGATACTGTACCCGCAGCTGCAGAAACTGCTACACCAACTACAACGGCAAGTTTGCTGCTTGGTGCAGAAAGAACAGATTTTTATTTACCCTTTCTGAAAGACAAACGCGTTGGCCTGATTGTTAACCACACCTCGCTGGTGCCGCAGGCAAATGGCGAAGTGGTACACCTGGTAGACCTGCTGCTGAAGCAGGGCGTAAAGGTACAAAAAGTATTTGCCCCGGAGCATGGTTTCAGGGGCACTGCCGATGCCGGGGAAAAAGTCTCCAGCACTACCGATCCTACCACCGGCCTACCGGTAGTATCTCTTTATGGCAACAACAAAAAACCTACACCCGAGCAACTGCAGGATGTAGATCTGCTCCTGTTCGACATACAGGATGTGGGGGCGCGTTTCTATACCTACATCAGCACCATGCATTATGCCATGGAAGCAGCTGCCGAACAAGGCAAGGAAATAGTGGTAATGGACCGGCCAAACCCCCTGGGACACATCATCGACGGACCAGTACTCAATCCTAAATTCCGCTCTTTTGTAGGCATGCACACCATACCCGTTGTGCACGGACTCACCGTGGCAGAACTGGCCCAGATGATCAACGGCGAGGGCTGGCTGGCCGGCGAAAGAAAAGCTAATCTTACGGTGGTGCCTATGGAGAACTACACCCACAACACACCCTACGAACTGCCTGTTCGCCCCTCTCCAAACCTGCCAAATCAGCAATCCATCTTACTGTACCCCAGCCTCTGCTTTTTTGAGGGTACGCCCATCAGCCTGGGCCGGGGCACACCCTTTCCCTTTCAGGTAATTGGCTATCCCGATCAGCGCTTTGGCAGCTTTACCTATACGCCCCAGCCTATGCCTGGCGCTAAAAACCCACCGCTGGAGGGAAAGCAGTGCTGGGGAACAGACCTAAGGAATGTTACGCCTCCGGATAAACTGGACCTTAGTTATGTGATCAGTTATTATAAACTGTTTCCTGAAAAGGATCAGTTTCTAAAGCCATTCTTCAATACCCTGGCGGGCACCGATCAGCTGGCAGCGCAAATAAAGCAGGGACTTACTGAAAACCAGATACGGGCAAGCTGGCAGCCGGAGCTGGAAAGCTATAAAAGTAAGCGAACCAGATACCTGCTCTATCCTGATGCACAGTAA
- a CDS encoding methionyl-tRNA formyltransferase (COG0223 Methionyl-tRNA formyltransferase) yields the protein MADLRIVFMGTPEFAVPSLQILVEQGFNIVGVITAPDKPRGRGQKVVPSPVKAYAESQGLRILQPTNLKSPQFLEELRSLQANLQIVVAFRMLPEVVWAMPEKGTFNLHASLLPQYRGAAPINWAIINGETETGITTFFLKHEIDTGSIIFQEREPIRIDDTVGTLYERLMQKGSWLVLRTVQAIAADTAPSQPQQESGVLKHAPKIFRETCQIDWHKPAQQLYNFIRGLSPYPAAWTELQGKVLKVYKASLTGKPAPDKAPGEWVSDGKTLLACKAADELITIEELQLEGKKRMTTEEFLRGFQL from the coding sequence ATGGCTGATTTACGCATTGTTTTCATGGGCACGCCAGAGTTTGCCGTGCCAAGCTTGCAGATACTGGTAGAGCAGGGTTTTAATATCGTTGGGGTTATCACTGCACCAGACAAACCCAGGGGGCGTGGCCAGAAAGTGGTACCATCGCCGGTAAAGGCTTATGCCGAAAGCCAGGGCCTGCGTATATTACAACCCACCAATCTTAAATCACCTCAGTTTCTGGAGGAGCTGCGCAGCCTGCAGGCCAACCTGCAGATAGTAGTTGCATTCCGGATGCTGCCCGAAGTGGTGTGGGCAATGCCGGAGAAAGGCACATTTAACCTGCATGCTTCTTTGTTGCCGCAATACCGGGGTGCAGCCCCCATTAACTGGGCCATCATCAATGGCGAAACCGAAACAGGCATCACCACTTTTTTTCTGAAGCACGAAATAGACACCGGGTCCATCATCTTCCAGGAGCGCGAACCCATCAGGATCGATGATACCGTTGGCACCCTTTACGAGCGGCTGATGCAAAAAGGCTCCTGGCTGGTGCTGCGGACGGTGCAGGCCATTGCTGCCGATACGGCCCCCAGCCAGCCACAGCAGGAAAGCGGAGTACTTAAACATGCTCCTAAAATCTTCAGGGAAACCTGCCAGATAGACTGGCATAAGCCTGCCCAGCAGCTTTATAATTTTATAAGAGGCCTAAGCCCCTACCCGGCTGCCTGGACGGAGCTGCAGGGAAAAGTACTGAAGGTGTACAAAGCCAGCCTAACCGGAAAGCCAGCACCCGATAAAGCCCCCGGAGAGTGGGTGAGCGATGGCAAAACCTTGCTGGCCTGCAAAGCTGCCGATGAGCTGATAACAATTGAAGAGCTGCAGCTGGAAGGAAAAAAACGCATGACCACCGAAGAATTTTTACGAGGATTTCAACTATGA